One part of the Arabidopsis thaliana chromosome 1 sequence genome encodes these proteins:
- a CDS encoding DNAJ heat shock N-terminal domain-containing protein (DNAJ heat shock N-terminal domain-containing protein; FUNCTIONS IN: heat shock protein binding; INVOLVED IN: protein folding; LOCATED IN: endoplasmic reticulum; EXPRESSED IN: 25 plant structures; EXPRESSED DURING: 15 growth stages; CONTAINS InterPro DOMAIN/s: Molecular chaperone, heat shock protein, Hsp40, DnaJ (InterPro:IPR015609), Heat shock protein DnaJ, N-terminal (InterPro:IPR001623), Thioredoxin-like fold (InterPro:IPR012336); Has 368 Blast hits to 366 proteins in 88 species: Archae - 2; Bacteria - 18; Metazoa - 188; Fungi - 16; Plants - 102; Viruses - 0; Other Eukaryotes - 42 (source: NCBI BLink).), with protein MAKETPASSSMPSGLKAYTVPIFLFVLAMFFQLFLLPRSFPPSHYDVLGVKMYSSVDDVKDAYQTVASKWDSGSGVSLPADFVKIQYAYELLTNLVWKRDYDLYAIDESVHIIEELEKQYAVEDFAKIKLPLLEVVSYEPEREGFMSITSQDFASKFQDSKPWLIQVYSSGSNSSAQFATVWRRIVALLDGVANHAMLELGDVQLVTYLAEKKPTGQVFFRKGLPSIFSFPPNCKTADCLIRFEGELSADAITDWFATTVLGLPRVFYHTKETLVSKFLSKVPPNKVKVILFSQTGERATPIVRQAAKDYWNFASLSHVLWREEDASFWWNALEVESAPAIVIMKDPGSKPVVYHGSGNRTWFLDILEQNKQLLLPQLRSTTSMELGCDARGYSRAGYDKVTWYCAILVGRQSVELNKMRETMCRVQDALSKYDDSDDASKDPSITPAASAHKSKRLSFAWLDGEAQNKYCFFYVQSETSYDTCGTRRAPIDVPRILIVRYHRNATETANAEQKSSKWPKTVWQSEADDVDPAAQLVVSYDGTAEIPQIIKWLSKMVDDGDNRNLPFYRAKTPELVPESAEPMRSGVPKTVKATQKLLSLWNRIKDYLADPRMGPTLLLGALLSAGNVWWMRSRSSTQQPAQTNQPSPNQPADNVEEKKKKERKREQRRRNAKEEEVPASITDNEPKDAVQILSSGSDSD; from the exons ATGGCGAAGGAAACTCCGGCGTCGTCGTCGATGCCTTCTGGTCTCAAAGCCTACACGGTTCCTATCTTCCTCTTCGTCCTCGCTATGTTCTTCCagcttttccttcttcctcgtTCCTTTCCTCCTTCTCATTACGACG TTTTGGGTGTAAAGATGTACAGCTCAGTGGATGACGTGAAAGATGCGTATCAGACTGTTGCTTCTAAGTG GGATTCGGGTTCAGGAGTTTCTCTTCCAGCTGATTTTGTTAAG ATACAATACGCCTATGAGCTGTTAACAAATCTAGTATGGAAAAGGGACTATGACTTATACGCCATTGATGAATCAGTA CATATTATAGAGGAACTTGAAAAACAATATGCTGTGGAagattttgcaaaaataaaacttcccCTACTGGAAGTTGTTTCTTATG AGCCTGAACGTGAAGGTTTTATGTCAATAACATCTCAAGACTTTGCGTCCAAGTTCCAAGATTCTAAGCCATGGCTCATTCAG GTGTATTCTTCTGGTAGCAACAGCTCTGCCCAGTTCGCTACGGTTTGGAGAAGGATTG TTGCTTTGTTGGATGGGGTTGCTAACCATGCGATGTTAGAGCTTGGCGATGTTCAACTTGTGACCTACCTTGCTGAGAAAAAACCAACAGGACAAGTATTTTTCAGAAAAG GCCTTCCTTCAATCTTCTCTTTCCCCCCAAATTGTAAAACCGCAGACTGCCTCATCAG gTTTGAAGGAGAGCTGTCAGCAGATGCAATTACCGATTGGTTCGCGACCACTGTACTGGGTTTACCTAGAGTATTCTATCACACAAAAGAAACACTG GTATCTAAGTTCCTCTCCAAAGTTCCACCTAATAAG GTGAAAGTCATTTTATTCTCACAAACAGGAGAGCGAGCTACTCCTATTGTTCGCCAGGCTGCCAAAGATTATTGGAATTTTGCCTCTCTATCTCACGTGCTTTGGAGAGAAGAGGATGCATCTTTCTGGTGGAATGC GTTGGAGGTAGAATCTGCACCTGCCATTGTGATTATGAAGGATCCTGGTTCAAAACCTGTTGTTTATCATG GATCTGGCAACCGTACATGGTTCCTGGACATTTTGGAGCAGAACAAGCAATTAC tGCTTCCTCAACTAAGAAGCACAACATCAATGGAACTTGGTTGTGATGCACGGGGATACTCTCGAGCTGGTTATGATAAAGTGACGTGGTACTGTGCCATCCTTGTTGGAAGACAAAGCGTTGAACTCAATAAGATGAGGGAA ACCATGTGCAGGGTACAAGATGCTTTGTCAAAGTATGACGATTCAGATGACGCTTCCAAGGATCCATCAATAACGCCAGCAGCTTCTGCACACAAAAGCAAGCGACTCTCATTTGCGTGGCTCGACGGAGAAGCGCAGAAT AAATACTGTTTCTTCTATGTTCAATCGGAAACCAGCTATGACACGTGTGGAACTAGGAGGGCACCGATTGATGTCCCTAGGATATTGATCGTTCGGTACCATAGAAATGCTACAGAAACTGCTAATGCAGAGCAAAAATCAAGTAAATGGCCCAAAACTGTATGGCAATCTGAAGCTGACGATGTTGATCCTGCTGCACAGCTTGTTGTTAGTTATGACGGAACAGCTGAAATTCCCCAG ATCATTAAGTGGCTATCGAAAATGGTTGATGATGGTGACAACAGAAACCTACCTTTCTAT AGAGCTAAAACTCCAGAACTTGTTCCAGAAAGCGCTGAACCGATGAGATCAGGAGTCCCAAAGACCGTAAAAGCAACTCAGAAATTGTTGAGCTTATGGAACAGAATCAAAGACTACCTAGCTGATCCAAGAATGGGGCCTACATTGCTTCTAGGAGCGTTGTTATCTGCAGGCAATGTTTGGTGGATGAGAAGCCGATCATCAACACAACAACCTGCTCAGACAAATCAGCCATCACCAAATCAACCAGCCGATAAC gtggaggagaagaagaagaaagagagaaagagagaacaacGAAGGAGGAATGCAAAGGAAGAAGAGGTTCCTGCTTCGATCACTGATAACGAACCTAAAGATGCTGTCCAAATTCTGTCTTCAGGTTCCGATTCTGACTAA
- a CDS encoding DNAJ heat shock N-terminal domain-containing protein, translating to MAKETPASSSMPSGLKAYTVPIFLFVLAMFFQLFLLPRSFPPSHYDVLGVKMYSSVDDVKDAYQTVASKWDSGSGVSLPADFVKIQYAYELLTNLVWKRDYDLYAIDESVHIIEELEKQYAVEDFAKIKLPLLEVVSYEPEREGFMSITSQDFASKFQDSKPWLIQVYSSGSNSSAQFATVWRRIVALLDGVANHAMLELGDVQLVTYLAEKKPTGQVFFRKAMVYISERCNDYTLGFEGELSADAITDWFATTVLGLPRVFYHTKETLVSKFLSKVPPNKVKVILFSQTGERATPIVRQAAKDYWNFASLSHVLWREEDASFWWNALEVESAPAIVIMKDPGSKPVVYHGSGNRTWFLDILEQNKQLLLPQLRSTTSMELGCDARGYSRAGYDKVTWYCAILVGRQSVELNKMRETMCRVQDALSKYDDSDDASKDPSITPAASAHKSKRLSFAWLDGEAQNKYCFFYVQSETSYDTCGTRRAPIDVPRILIVRYHRNATETANAEQKSSKWPKTVWQSEADDVDPAAQLVVSYDGTAEIPQIIKWLSKMVDDGDNRNLPFYRAKTPELVPESAEPMRSGVPKTVKATQKLLSLWNRIKDYLADPRMGPTLLLGALLSAGNVWWMRSRSSTQQPAQTNQPSPNQPADNVEEKKKKERKREQRRRNAKEEEVPASITDNEPKDAVQILSSVRSMKGFQRL from the exons ATGGCGAAGGAAACTCCGGCGTCGTCGTCGATGCCTTCTGGTCTCAAAGCCTACACGGTTCCTATCTTCCTCTTCGTCCTCGCTATGTTCTTCCagcttttccttcttcctcgtTCCTTTCCTCCTTCTCATTACGACG TTTTGGGTGTAAAGATGTACAGCTCAGTGGATGACGTGAAAGATGCGTATCAGACTGTTGCTTCTAAGTG GGATTCGGGTTCAGGAGTTTCTCTTCCAGCTGATTTTGTTAAG ATACAATACGCCTATGAGCTGTTAACAAATCTAGTATGGAAAAGGGACTATGACTTATACGCCATTGATGAATCAGTA CATATTATAGAGGAACTTGAAAAACAATATGCTGTGGAagattttgcaaaaataaaacttcccCTACTGGAAGTTGTTTCTTATG AGCCTGAACGTGAAGGTTTTATGTCAATAACATCTCAAGACTTTGCGTCCAAGTTCCAAGATTCTAAGCCATGGCTCATTCAG GTGTATTCTTCTGGTAGCAACAGCTCTGCCCAGTTCGCTACGGTTTGGAGAAGGATTG TTGCTTTGTTGGATGGGGTTGCTAACCATGCGATGTTAGAGCTTGGCGATGTTCAACTTGTGACCTACCTTGCTGAGAAAAAACCAACAGGACAAGTATTTTTCAGAAAAG CTATGGTTTATATTTCAGAAAGGTGTAATGATTATACCTTGGG gTTTGAAGGAGAGCTGTCAGCAGATGCAATTACCGATTGGTTCGCGACCACTGTACTGGGTTTACCTAGAGTATTCTATCACACAAAAGAAACACTG GTATCTAAGTTCCTCTCCAAAGTTCCACCTAATAAG GTGAAAGTCATTTTATTCTCACAAACAGGAGAGCGAGCTACTCCTATTGTTCGCCAGGCTGCCAAAGATTATTGGAATTTTGCCTCTCTATCTCACGTGCTTTGGAGAGAAGAGGATGCATCTTTCTGGTGGAATGC GTTGGAGGTAGAATCTGCACCTGCCATTGTGATTATGAAGGATCCTGGTTCAAAACCTGTTGTTTATCATG GATCTGGCAACCGTACATGGTTCCTGGACATTTTGGAGCAGAACAAGCAATTAC tGCTTCCTCAACTAAGAAGCACAACATCAATGGAACTTGGTTGTGATGCACGGGGATACTCTCGAGCTGGTTATGATAAAGTGACGTGGTACTGTGCCATCCTTGTTGGAAGACAAAGCGTTGAACTCAATAAGATGAGGGAA ACCATGTGCAGGGTACAAGATGCTTTGTCAAAGTATGACGATTCAGATGACGCTTCCAAGGATCCATCAATAACGCCAGCAGCTTCTGCACACAAAAGCAAGCGACTCTCATTTGCGTGGCTCGACGGAGAAGCGCAGAAT AAATACTGTTTCTTCTATGTTCAATCGGAAACCAGCTATGACACGTGTGGAACTAGGAGGGCACCGATTGATGTCCCTAGGATATTGATCGTTCGGTACCATAGAAATGCTACAGAAACTGCTAATGCAGAGCAAAAATCAAGTAAATGGCCCAAAACTGTATGGCAATCTGAAGCTGACGATGTTGATCCTGCTGCACAGCTTGTTGTTAGTTATGACGGAACAGCTGAAATTCCCCAG ATCATTAAGTGGCTATCGAAAATGGTTGATGATGGTGACAACAGAAACCTACCTTTCTAT AGAGCTAAAACTCCAGAACTTGTTCCAGAAAGCGCTGAACCGATGAGATCAGGAGTCCCAAAGACCGTAAAAGCAACTCAGAAATTGTTGAGCTTATGGAACAGAATCAAAGACTACCTAGCTGATCCAAGAATGGGGCCTACATTGCTTCTAGGAGCGTTGTTATCTGCAGGCAATGTTTGGTGGATGAGAAGCCGATCATCAACACAACAACCTGCTCAGACAAATCAGCCATCACCAAATCAACCAGCCGATAAC gtggaggagaagaagaagaaagagagaaagagagaacaacGAAGGAGGAATGCAAAGGAAGAAGAGGTTCCTGCTTCGATCACTGATAACGAACCTAAAGATGCTGTCCAAATTCTGTCTTCAG TGCGGTCCATGAAAGGTTTCCAGAGGCTATGA
- a CDS encoding DNAJ heat shock N-terminal domain-containing protein (DNAJ heat shock N-terminal domain-containing protein; FUNCTIONS IN: heat shock protein binding; INVOLVED IN: protein folding; LOCATED IN: endoplasmic reticulum; EXPRESSED IN: 24 plant structures; EXPRESSED DURING: 15 growth stages; CONTAINS InterPro DOMAIN/s: Molecular chaperone, heat shock protein, Hsp40, DnaJ (InterPro:IPR015609), Heat shock protein DnaJ, N-terminal (InterPro:IPR001623), Thioredoxin-like fold (InterPro:IPR012336); Has 369 Blast hits to 369 proteins in 91 species: Archae - 2; Bacteria - 18; Metazoa - 191; Fungi - 18; Plants - 98; Viruses - 0; Other Eukaryotes - 42 (source: NCBI BLink).), with protein sequence MAKETPASSSMPSGLKAYTVPIFLFVLAMFFQLFLLPRSFPPSHYDVLGVKMYSSVDDVKDAYQTVASKWDSGSGVSLPADFVKIQYAYELLTNLVWKRDYDLYAIDESVHIIEELEKQYAVEDFAKIKLPLLEVVSYEPEREGFMSITSQDFASKFQDSKPWLIQVYSSGSNSSAQFATVWRRIVALLDGVANHAMLELGDVQLVTYLAEKKPTGQVFFRKAMVYISERCNDYTLGFEGELSADAITDWFATTVLGLPRVFYHTKETLVSKFLSKVPPNKVKVILFSQTGERATPIVRQAAKDYWNFASLSHVLWREEDASFWWNALEVESAPAIVIMKDPGSKPVVYHGSGNRTWFLDILEQNKQLLLPQLRSTTSMELGCDARGYSRAGYDKVTWYCAILVGRQSVELNKMRETMCRVQDALSKYDDSDDASKDPSITPAASAHKSKRLSFAWLDGEAQNKYCFFYVQSETSYDTCGTRRAPIDVPRILIVRYHRNATETANAEQKSSKWPKTVWQSEADDVDPAAQLVVSYDGTAEIPQIIKWLSKMVDDGDNRNLPFYRAKTPELVPESAEPMRSGVPKTVKATQKLLSLWNRIKDYLADPRMGPTLLLGALLSAGNVWWMRSRSSTQQPAQTNQPSPNQPADNVEEKKKKERKREQRRRNAKEEEVPASITDNEPKDAVQILSSGSDSD encoded by the exons ATGGCGAAGGAAACTCCGGCGTCGTCGTCGATGCCTTCTGGTCTCAAAGCCTACACGGTTCCTATCTTCCTCTTCGTCCTCGCTATGTTCTTCCagcttttccttcttcctcgtTCCTTTCCTCCTTCTCATTACGACG TTTTGGGTGTAAAGATGTACAGCTCAGTGGATGACGTGAAAGATGCGTATCAGACTGTTGCTTCTAAGTG GGATTCGGGTTCAGGAGTTTCTCTTCCAGCTGATTTTGTTAAG ATACAATACGCCTATGAGCTGTTAACAAATCTAGTATGGAAAAGGGACTATGACTTATACGCCATTGATGAATCAGTA CATATTATAGAGGAACTTGAAAAACAATATGCTGTGGAagattttgcaaaaataaaacttcccCTACTGGAAGTTGTTTCTTATG AGCCTGAACGTGAAGGTTTTATGTCAATAACATCTCAAGACTTTGCGTCCAAGTTCCAAGATTCTAAGCCATGGCTCATTCAG GTGTATTCTTCTGGTAGCAACAGCTCTGCCCAGTTCGCTACGGTTTGGAGAAGGATTG TTGCTTTGTTGGATGGGGTTGCTAACCATGCGATGTTAGAGCTTGGCGATGTTCAACTTGTGACCTACCTTGCTGAGAAAAAACCAACAGGACAAGTATTTTTCAGAAAAG CTATGGTTTATATTTCAGAAAGGTGTAATGATTATACCTTGGG gTTTGAAGGAGAGCTGTCAGCAGATGCAATTACCGATTGGTTCGCGACCACTGTACTGGGTTTACCTAGAGTATTCTATCACACAAAAGAAACACTG GTATCTAAGTTCCTCTCCAAAGTTCCACCTAATAAG GTGAAAGTCATTTTATTCTCACAAACAGGAGAGCGAGCTACTCCTATTGTTCGCCAGGCTGCCAAAGATTATTGGAATTTTGCCTCTCTATCTCACGTGCTTTGGAGAGAAGAGGATGCATCTTTCTGGTGGAATGC GTTGGAGGTAGAATCTGCACCTGCCATTGTGATTATGAAGGATCCTGGTTCAAAACCTGTTGTTTATCATG GATCTGGCAACCGTACATGGTTCCTGGACATTTTGGAGCAGAACAAGCAATTAC tGCTTCCTCAACTAAGAAGCACAACATCAATGGAACTTGGTTGTGATGCACGGGGATACTCTCGAGCTGGTTATGATAAAGTGACGTGGTACTGTGCCATCCTTGTTGGAAGACAAAGCGTTGAACTCAATAAGATGAGGGAA ACCATGTGCAGGGTACAAGATGCTTTGTCAAAGTATGACGATTCAGATGACGCTTCCAAGGATCCATCAATAACGCCAGCAGCTTCTGCACACAAAAGCAAGCGACTCTCATTTGCGTGGCTCGACGGAGAAGCGCAGAAT AAATACTGTTTCTTCTATGTTCAATCGGAAACCAGCTATGACACGTGTGGAACTAGGAGGGCACCGATTGATGTCCCTAGGATATTGATCGTTCGGTACCATAGAAATGCTACAGAAACTGCTAATGCAGAGCAAAAATCAAGTAAATGGCCCAAAACTGTATGGCAATCTGAAGCTGACGATGTTGATCCTGCTGCACAGCTTGTTGTTAGTTATGACGGAACAGCTGAAATTCCCCAG ATCATTAAGTGGCTATCGAAAATGGTTGATGATGGTGACAACAGAAACCTACCTTTCTAT AGAGCTAAAACTCCAGAACTTGTTCCAGAAAGCGCTGAACCGATGAGATCAGGAGTCCCAAAGACCGTAAAAGCAACTCAGAAATTGTTGAGCTTATGGAACAGAATCAAAGACTACCTAGCTGATCCAAGAATGGGGCCTACATTGCTTCTAGGAGCGTTGTTATCTGCAGGCAATGTTTGGTGGATGAGAAGCCGATCATCAACACAACAACCTGCTCAGACAAATCAGCCATCACCAAATCAACCAGCCGATAAC gtggaggagaagaagaagaaagagagaaagagagaacaacGAAGGAGGAATGCAAAGGAAGAAGAGGTTCCTGCTTCGATCACTGATAACGAACCTAAAGATGCTGTCCAAATTCTGTCTTCAGGTTCCGATTCTGACTAA
- a CDS encoding DNAJ heat shock N-terminal domain-containing protein, which yields MLRVDPFFYLLRKTRKNNRRRFTLITSRLFDRSFPKSPMAKETPASSSMPSGLKAYTVPIFLFVLAMFFQLFLLPRSFPPSHYDVLGVKMYSSVDDVKDAYQTVASKWDSGSGVSLPADFVKIQYAYELLTNLVWKRDYDLYAIDESVHIIEELEKQYAVEDFAKIKLPLLEVVSYEPEREGFMSITSQDFASKFQDSKPWLIQVYSSGSNSSAQFATVWRRIVALLDGVANHAMLELGDVQLVTYLAEKKPTGQVFFRKGLPSIFSFPPNCKTADCLIRFEGELSADAITDWFATTVLGLPRVFYHTKETLVSKFLSKVPPNKVKVILFSQTGERATPIVRQAAKDYWNFASLSHVLWREEDASFWWNALEVESAPAIVIMKDPGSKPVVYHGSGNRTWFLDILEQNKQLLLPQLRSTTSMELGCDARGYSRAGYDKVTWYCAILVGRQSVELNKMRETMCRVQDALSKYDDSDDASKDPSITPAASAHKSKRLSFAWLDGEAQNKYCFFYVQSETSYDTCGTRRAPIDVPRILIVRYHRNATETANAEQKSSKWPKTVWQSEADDVDPAAQLVVSYDGTAEIPQIIKWLSKMVDDGDNRNLPFYRAKTPELVPESAEPMRSGVPKTVKATQKLLSLWNRIKDYLADPRMGPTLLLGALLSAGNVWWMRSRSSTQQPAQTNQPSPNQPADNVEEKKKKERKREQRRRNAKEEEVPASITDNEPKDAVQILSSGSDSD from the exons ATGCTAAGAGTCGAtccctttttttatttattaagaaaaacgCGGAAAAATAACCGAAGGAGATTTACACTTATCACATCGAGACTCTTTGATCGGAGTTTCCCAAAATCCCCGATGGCGAAGGAAACTCCGGCGTCGTCGTCGATGCCTTCTGGTCTCAAAGCCTACACGGTTCCTATCTTCCTCTTCGTCCTCGCTATGTTCTTCCagcttttccttcttcctcgtTCCTTTCCTCCTTCTCATTACGACG TTTTGGGTGTAAAGATGTACAGCTCAGTGGATGACGTGAAAGATGCGTATCAGACTGTTGCTTCTAAGTG GGATTCGGGTTCAGGAGTTTCTCTTCCAGCTGATTTTGTTAAG ATACAATACGCCTATGAGCTGTTAACAAATCTAGTATGGAAAAGGGACTATGACTTATACGCCATTGATGAATCAGTA CATATTATAGAGGAACTTGAAAAACAATATGCTGTGGAagattttgcaaaaataaaacttcccCTACTGGAAGTTGTTTCTTATG AGCCTGAACGTGAAGGTTTTATGTCAATAACATCTCAAGACTTTGCGTCCAAGTTCCAAGATTCTAAGCCATGGCTCATTCAG GTGTATTCTTCTGGTAGCAACAGCTCTGCCCAGTTCGCTACGGTTTGGAGAAGGATTG TTGCTTTGTTGGATGGGGTTGCTAACCATGCGATGTTAGAGCTTGGCGATGTTCAACTTGTGACCTACCTTGCTGAGAAAAAACCAACAGGACAAGTATTTTTCAGAAAAG GCCTTCCTTCAATCTTCTCTTTCCCCCCAAATTGTAAAACCGCAGACTGCCTCATCAG gTTTGAAGGAGAGCTGTCAGCAGATGCAATTACCGATTGGTTCGCGACCACTGTACTGGGTTTACCTAGAGTATTCTATCACACAAAAGAAACACTG GTATCTAAGTTCCTCTCCAAAGTTCCACCTAATAAG GTGAAAGTCATTTTATTCTCACAAACAGGAGAGCGAGCTACTCCTATTGTTCGCCAGGCTGCCAAAGATTATTGGAATTTTGCCTCTCTATCTCACGTGCTTTGGAGAGAAGAGGATGCATCTTTCTGGTGGAATGC GTTGGAGGTAGAATCTGCACCTGCCATTGTGATTATGAAGGATCCTGGTTCAAAACCTGTTGTTTATCATG GATCTGGCAACCGTACATGGTTCCTGGACATTTTGGAGCAGAACAAGCAATTAC tGCTTCCTCAACTAAGAAGCACAACATCAATGGAACTTGGTTGTGATGCACGGGGATACTCTCGAGCTGGTTATGATAAAGTGACGTGGTACTGTGCCATCCTTGTTGGAAGACAAAGCGTTGAACTCAATAAGATGAGGGAA ACCATGTGCAGGGTACAAGATGCTTTGTCAAAGTATGACGATTCAGATGACGCTTCCAAGGATCCATCAATAACGCCAGCAGCTTCTGCACACAAAAGCAAGCGACTCTCATTTGCGTGGCTCGACGGAGAAGCGCAGAAT AAATACTGTTTCTTCTATGTTCAATCGGAAACCAGCTATGACACGTGTGGAACTAGGAGGGCACCGATTGATGTCCCTAGGATATTGATCGTTCGGTACCATAGAAATGCTACAGAAACTGCTAATGCAGAGCAAAAATCAAGTAAATGGCCCAAAACTGTATGGCAATCTGAAGCTGACGATGTTGATCCTGCTGCACAGCTTGTTGTTAGTTATGACGGAACAGCTGAAATTCCCCAG ATCATTAAGTGGCTATCGAAAATGGTTGATGATGGTGACAACAGAAACCTACCTTTCTAT AGAGCTAAAACTCCAGAACTTGTTCCAGAAAGCGCTGAACCGATGAGATCAGGAGTCCCAAAGACCGTAAAAGCAACTCAGAAATTGTTGAGCTTATGGAACAGAATCAAAGACTACCTAGCTGATCCAAGAATGGGGCCTACATTGCTTCTAGGAGCGTTGTTATCTGCAGGCAATGTTTGGTGGATGAGAAGCCGATCATCAACACAACAACCTGCTCAGACAAATCAGCCATCACCAAATCAACCAGCCGATAAC gtggaggagaagaagaagaaagagagaaagagagaacaacGAAGGAGGAATGCAAAGGAAGAAGAGGTTCCTGCTTCGATCACTGATAACGAACCTAAAGATGCTGTCCAAATTCTGTCTTCAGGTTCCGATTCTGACTAA